The genomic interval TTGCATCGGGGTCTACGGTCTGGTAACCAGCCGCAACGTAATTCGGGTGTTGATGTCCATCGAGCTGATGCTGAACGCGGTCAACCTGAATTTAATGGCTTTTTCCAACTACTTAGACCCGGCGGGCATCAACGGCCAGGTGTTTGCGGTGTTTGTCATTAGCATCGCGGCGGCGGAGGCGGCGGTGGGACTGGCCATTGTGCTGTCCATCTACCGCAACCGCGACACGGTGGATATGGAGCAGTTTAATCTGCTGAAATGGTAGGCGAACCCTCGGAGTCGCTAGCCTTTCGGTTGTAGGGGAGGCGATCGCTTCCCCTACAGCTGTTTGAGACACCGACGATGTTGCTATGCTCTAGTGAATACTGAGGGTAGACTAACCGCCGCCGTCCTGAGCTGCATTGAGCCTGTCCCCTGCTCTCTCCATTCACGGCCTCTTGTTGTGCAACTTGAGCAAGTCATCATCGTCCATAAAGCCGGCAATCGGCTGAGCCAGAAGTGGGCCGAAAAATGTGCCCACGAGCTAGAAGCCTTGGGTAGCAAGGTGTTGCGAGGCCCCAGCGGTCCCAAAGACAACCCCTATCCCGTTTTCTTGGCTTCGGTCAGCCAACCCATCGATCTGGCGATTGTGTTTGGCGGCGACGGCACTGCCCTCACAGCGGCTCGCAACTTGGCCGCCGAGAACATTCCTATCCTGGCCGTCAACATTGGTGGTCACCTGGGCTTTTTGACTGAAAGTTCCGAGGAGATGGACAATACCGAGGCCGTGTGGGAGCGCCTGCTGAGCGATCGCTTTGCGGTACAGCGGCGAATGATGCTGCAGGCCCGCATCTACGAGGGGCACCGCACCAACCTGGACCCGGTCAGCGAGGTGTATTTGGCCCTCAATGAAATGTCGATCAAGCCCGCCTCCCCCGATCGCATGATTACCTCCATGCTGGAAATGGAGATCGACGGCGAGGTGGTCGACCAGTACCAGGGGGACGGCCTGCTGATCAGCACCCCCACCGGATCTACCGGCTACACCGTGGCGGCGGGCGGCCCGATTATTCACCCCGGCATGGATGCCATTGTGGTGACGCCAATTTGCCCCCTCAGCCTGTCAAGTCGCCCAATTGTGCTGCCGCCTGGCTCGGTGGTGAGCGTGTGGCCCCTGGCCGACCCCGACCTGACCACCAAACTATGGACCGACGGCGTTTTGGGTACGGCGATTTGGCCGGGGCAGCGGGTCGATGTGCGCAGCGCCGAGGCCATGGCCCACTTCATTATTTTGCGGCAGGACCACTCCTACTACGGCACCCTGCGCAACAAACTCAGCTGGGGCGGTACCCGGATCAGCTACAGCGACAACCATAGAAACTGATCAGGAGCTGTGGCGATCGCGCTGAATGTCGTAGATCGCTTTTTCCCAGCACCACTGCTCGCTGTGGTTGGGGTTGCGCAGCTGCACCTGCTCCACCAGACGCTCGGCCACGGCCCGATTTCCCCCCACCAGACGCAGCAGCTCTCGTTCGGTGCGGCTGCGGACGGGACGAGTCGGGGCTGTGGCGGGGGCCGTGGTGCGATAGCCTCTGGAAGGACGACGGGGCTGGCGACGTTTGAGCCAGAAAATCAGGGTAACGAGCAGCGCGATCGCCAGCAGTAGAGATAGATCCATCGGTCGGTTAAAAAATTGCAGCGTTCAGTTCAAGCAGCGGGGCAGGGTACTGAGCCCCAGCCCCATTCGGCGAGTCCAGGGCCGTGCCGGAAGGCTACCGCCCGTTCCTATTCCAGGCCCGTGCCTATTCCAGGATAAACAAGTTCCAGACTGGCCTCCTTGCCAGCATCCCCGGCGACTCGTGCCATTAAACCGCCAGGGTTTGCTAGTGTTAGTTATATATTTGTCCAGCCTAGCCCCTGGGATTTTGCGGCGGCAACCCTGCCTCCATCGGGCTCAGGTAAGCGTTCAGTCCCTCATTTGCACGCCGTTACCCATGCCAAGAACCCAACGCAACGACAACTTCATCGACAAATCCTTCACGGTCATGGCCGACATGATTTTGAAGATGATGCCCGCCAAAAAAAGCGAGAAGGAGGCCTTTGCCTACTACCGCGACGGCATGTCGGCCCAGGCCGACGGCGAGTACGCCGAGGCGATGGAAAACTACCGTGAGGCCCTGCTGCTAGAGGAAGAACCCTACGACAAGAGCTTCATTCTCTACAACATGGGGCTGATTCACGCCAGCAACGGCGAGCACGACATTGCCCTGGAGAAATACAAAGAGGCGCTCGATCTCAACCCCCGGCTCTGCCAGGCACTCAACAACATCGCGGTGATTTACCACTACAAGGGTGAACAGGCCGAGGCCGCTGGGGATACCGACACCGCCGAAAACCTGTTCGACGAGGCGGCTCGCTACTGGCTAGAGGCCATCACCATTGCCCCCAACAACTACATCGAGGCCCAAAACTGGATGAAGAACACGGGCCGCATGAAGAACGACATTTTCTTCTAACGCAGCGTCAAAGCTAAAATTTAAGGCTCTCGTAGGTTGGCTGAAGCGGAGCGTAACCCAACAACCGTCAGCCTTGTTGGGATTTGCTAGCGCGCCACCAACCCTACAAACCGCTCGGCAGTTAACTGCCCGTAGGATGGGCACTGCCCACCACCCTTGCCGCCCCACTGCCTGAATTACCCTGCCATGATTGATCTCGAACAAGTTCGCAAAGTAGCCCTGCTGGCCCGTCTCGAGCTAACTGCCGACGAGGAAGAGCAGTTCACCGGTCAGCTCAGCGGTATTCTTGACTACGTCGAGCAGCTCAAAGAGCTCAATACCGAGGATGTTGAGCCCACCACTCGCGCCATTGAGCTGAGCAACATTACCCGACCCGACAACCTCCAGCCTTTTCCAGAGCGGGGCGCTATTCTCGACTGTGCCCCCGATCGCGAAGACAACTTTTTCAAGGTGCCCAAGATTTTGAACGAGTAGAGCGGATTAGGGGCTGTCATCTGATTGGGACAGGGCAATCGCTGAGTTCCTGGCGGTTGCTTTTATTGAGCGTGGGGCTTTCCCAGGCCGCTATACCGTGAGGGCCTATGAAGCGTCGGCAGTTGGTCACATCGACAACCTGGGGTGTGGCAGCGGCAACCACCGCCAGCGTGGCCGCCTGCACAGGCTCACCCCCAGTGGTCGAGGAGCCCGTCAGGGACGATGATTTGCCTCAGATTGACTGGCCAATGGCCACCAGTTGGCCGGTCTCCCTGGCCCCCCTGCTGAGGGGAGCGGAGGTATTTGCCCAGCGGGTGAGTGCCCTCAGCGACGGCCGCTTTACGATTACCCCCCGCCCGGCTGGGGACCTGGCCCCGCCCCTGGAAGTGCTCGATGCGGTGTCCCAGGGGGTGGTGCCCTGTGGCCACACCGCCGCCGCCTACTATATGGACCGCAGCCCAGCGCTGGGGTTTGGCTGCGGCGTTCCCTTCGGGCTGACCCCCCAACAGCAAAATGCCTGGCTCTACGAAGGGAACGGGCTGAGTTCGCTACAGGCGGTTTACGCCCGCCGGTTTAATTTGATTCAGTTTCCGGCTGGGAATACTGGCACCCAGATGGGCGGGTGGTTTCGCCGCGAAATCAATTCCGTCAGCGATTTGGCCGGGCTGAAAATGCGCATTGCGGGTCTGGGGGGCCAGGTGATGGGGGAACTGGGGGTCGCGGTGCAGCCCCTGCCGGGGGAGGAGATCGTTCAGGCGCTGCAAACCGGGGAAATTGACGCCGCCCAGTGGGTTGGCCCCTTCGACGACGAAAAGCTGGGCCTCCACCGGGTTGCCGAGTACTACTACCACCCCGGCTGGTGGGAGCCGAGCAGCACCTTGGAAGTACAGATCAACCTCGACGAGTGGAACGCGCTGCCCCCGGTTTACCAGGCAATGGTGCAGGCGGCGGCCTGCGAAGCCAACCTACAGATGCTGTCTCGCTACGAGGCCCTGAATTCAGCGGCCCTGGAACGGCTGTTGGCCAGGGGCACCCAGCTGCGGCGGTTTAGCGATGAGATTATGACGGCGGCTCAGGAGGTGACCTTTGACCTGTACCAGGAGTTTGCCGCCAGCGATGCTGACTTCAAAACGATCTACGACAACTGGCAGGGGTTCCGCGATCGCATCTACGCCTGGAACCAGCTCAGCCAGCACAGCTTTGAGAGCTTTGCCTACGCCAACCTGCGATCGGTCGTGTAGTACGGGTTGTCAGAGATAGGGCAACCATTGCTGAGGGTTTCAGGTGCTGGGTTTCAGGTTTCAGGAACAGTTGGCTGACTTCTGCCGCAGGGGACTAGTGGGTCGTTTGGGTCAGGCGTGGCAAAGCTTGATATATCGAGCTTTTGACCACAATTGATGACACGTCCTAGTACCGCTACAACGCCAGGGCTTGCCTATCGTAGTTAAGCGGGTCGATGGTGTTCGTGCCAGTGGCGGGCGATGTCGATGCGGCGGCAGATCCAGACGCGATCGCGCCCCTGCACGTGGTCCAGAAATTTGGCCAGCGCTGCCGTTCGCCCCGGTCGCCCCGCCAGGCGACAGTGCAGGCCGATGCTCATCATTTTGGGGCACTCGTCGCCTTCGGCGTAGAGGGTGTCAAAGGCGTCACGCAGGTAGGCGAAAAACTGATCCCCCGAGTTGAAACCGGCGTAGGTGGCAAAGCGCATGTCGTTGTTGTCGAGGGTGTAGGGGATCACCAGATGGGGTTTGCCGTACTCGGTGCTCCAGTAGGGCAGGTCGTCGGCGTAGCTGTCGGCATCGTAGAGAAAGCCCCCCTCCTCTACCACCAGGGCCCGAGTGTTGGGGCTGTTGCGGCCCTGGTAAAAGCCTAGCGGACGGCTCCCCGCCACCTGAGTATGAATCTCCACCGCCTTGCGAATGTGTTCGCGCTCGGCCTCCAGGCCAAAATACTGGTAGTCAATCCAGCGGTAGCCGTGGCTGGCGATTTCCCAGTCGGCTTCGGTCATGACCGCCACCGCTTCGGGGTTGCGGGCCATCGCCATCGCCACCGCGTACACCGTCAGGGGCAGACCCCGCCGGGTAAACAGCCGATGCAAGCGCCAAAATCCGGCCCGGCTGCCGTACTCGTACATCGACTCCATATTCATATTGCGCACCCCGGCCAGGGCCGCCGCCCCCACACTTTCCGACAAAAACGCCTCGGAGGCAGGGTCGCCGTGGAGAATGCAGTTTTCGCCACCCTCTTCGTAGTTGATCACAAACTGCACCGCAATTTTGGCGTCGCCGGGCCACTGGGGGTGGGGCGGCGTGCGGCCATAGCCAATCAGATCGCGGGGGTAGGAGGGGGAAACTGCCATAGGAGGGGATAGCGTAAGCGTTTGCAGGCCAATAAGGCTGGATTTTACGGGCAAAACGCGTTTCGGTCTAGGGTCGGGGGTGCCCCCGCGATCGCACGGATCCTTCCCAGGGCCGTTAATGGCCGTTTTCCAAAAAAACTGGCCTGAGGTAGTCAAATAGTCCATTCCCCCCTCGTTTATGATCTACAGATGGGCTAAGGTCGAGGAGTGGCTAGGGGCCAATCGGCGATGACCTGGGTAGCAAGGCGACGGTGTCCCCTCAAACCTTGTATTCTGTAGACTCGGCCCGTGCTGCTAGGGACCTGCTGGGCTGACATTGTATTCATCCCCCTTAACCACCCCAGCCTGGTGGTACTGGAGCTACGACCTTGTTGAACGGCCTTGTTGAACGGAAGGAGTAAACCCATGTCAGATGTTGCGCTCTTGCCGAACCGAATGCAGGCTGCCCCCGTTCTGGACCTGGACGCTGTCAACCGGGAGTGGGGCGAGGCCGATGCCGCCAGCCTGGTCCAGTGGGGCCATGACACCTTTGGCGACGGGCTGGTGTTGAGCACTAGCTTTGGCATTCAGTCGGCGGTGATGCTGCATCTGGTGACCCAGGTGGTGCCCAACATTCCGGTGATCTGGGTAGACACGGGCTATCTGCCGGTGGAGACCTACCGCTTTGCCGACGAGCTGGCGGTTCGTCTCGATCTCAATCTCAAGGTCTATCAGTCGCACCTCAGCCCAGCCCGGATGGAGGCGCTCTACGGTCGCCTGTGGGAGCAGCAGGATGTCGATGCCCTCAACCGCTACGACAAAATTCGCAAGGTAGAGCCCATGCAGCGGGCGCTCAGTGAGCTAAACGCCACCGCCTGGCTGACAGGGCTGCGCTCCGACCAGACCGACCACCGCAAGTCCCTGGGGCGCGTGGGTCAGCAGGGCGGGCGCTACAAGCTGCTGCCAATTCTAAAGTGGACCTCAAAGGATGTCTACGAGTACCTGGTGGCCAATGACTTGCCCTACCATCCGCTGTTTGACAAAGGCTACGTGAGCGTGGGCGACTGGCACTCCAGTCGCCCCATCACCGCCGCCGATGCCAACGAGCGCGACACCCGGTTCAAAGGGCTAAAGCAGGAGTGCGGGCTGCACCTGCCCCAGTCCCCCGAGGAGGCGGCCAGCCTCGACTCCAGTTCCCTGTAGCCGCCCCTGCTCAGCCCTGGTCTTCTACTGCCGTGGAAATCTCAAAGTTGGCCTGTTTGGCGATCAGCTCCAGGAACTTGGCGGTGCTGCGATCGGGTTCGTAGATGCCGTTTTCCCACTCGCTGATGGTTTGGCGGCGAACGCCCATCTGCTCGGCAAACTGCATCTGGGTCAGGCTCAGGTGCTTGCGCAGGGCGCGAATGGCGTCCTGCTGCCAGATAATTTTGCCGTCCTGGGTCACGCTGGTGGGCTGAGCGTCAGCCCGGCGGAAGGTGACGGTTTTGCTGGCGATGTCGATGGCCTGGACGTGATAGCCAGCCCCTACCCAGGCACTGGCCTGCTGGGCGGCAGGGGTGGCGCGGTTGTGCCACCAGGTTTTGCGATCGCGGGCTGAAGCAGGCAGACCAATGCCCAGCAGACCTTCTATTTCTGCAAAAGTCAGAGCTACTTCAGTTTTTTGGGATTGTTTGAGATGGTCGTATAGGGGATAGTACTTAGTGCCAGATTTCATGTAGGACCGTGACGAATCAGGAGTAAAGCTATCTAGCTTTCTATCATGCCGCAAAACCTGGCTACCGCCA from Leptolyngbya sp. KIOST-1 carries:
- the nuoK gene encoding NADH-quinone oxidoreductase subunit NuoK, yielding MQLEYFLLVAAALFCIGVYGLVTSRNVIRVLMSIELMLNAVNLNLMAFSNYLDPAGINGQVFAVFVISIAAAEAAVGLAIVLSIYRNRDTVDMEQFNLLKW
- a CDS encoding NAD(+) kinase produces the protein MQLEQVIIVHKAGNRLSQKWAEKCAHELEALGSKVLRGPSGPKDNPYPVFLASVSQPIDLAIVFGGDGTALTAARNLAAENIPILAVNIGGHLGFLTESSEEMDNTEAVWERLLSDRFAVQRRMMLQARIYEGHRTNLDPVSEVYLALNEMSIKPASPDRMITSMLEMEIDGEVVDQYQGDGLLISTPTGSTGYTVAAGGPIIHPGMDAIVVTPICPLSLSSRPIVLPPGSVVSVWPLADPDLTTKLWTDGVLGTAIWPGQRVDVRSAEAMAHFIILRQDHSYYGTLRNKLSWGGTRISYSDNHRN
- a CDS encoding photosystem I assembly protein Ycf3, with translation MPRTQRNDNFIDKSFTVMADMILKMMPAKKSEKEAFAYYRDGMSAQADGEYAEAMENYREALLLEEEPYDKSFILYNMGLIHASNGEHDIALEKYKEALDLNPRLCQALNNIAVIYHYKGEQAEAAGDTDTAENLFDEAARYWLEAITIAPNNYIEAQNWMKNTGRMKNDIFF
- the gatC gene encoding Asp-tRNA(Asn)/Glu-tRNA(Gln) amidotransferase subunit GatC encodes the protein MIDLEQVRKVALLARLELTADEEEQFTGQLSGILDYVEQLKELNTEDVEPTTRAIELSNITRPDNLQPFPERGAILDCAPDREDNFFKVPKILNE
- a CDS encoding TRAP transporter substrate-binding protein, with the translated sequence MKRRQLVTSTTWGVAAATTASVAACTGSPPVVEEPVRDDDLPQIDWPMATSWPVSLAPLLRGAEVFAQRVSALSDGRFTITPRPAGDLAPPLEVLDAVSQGVVPCGHTAAAYYMDRSPALGFGCGVPFGLTPQQQNAWLYEGNGLSSLQAVYARRFNLIQFPAGNTGTQMGGWFRREINSVSDLAGLKMRIAGLGGQVMGELGVAVQPLPGEEIVQALQTGEIDAAQWVGPFDDEKLGLHRVAEYYYHPGWWEPSSTLEVQINLDEWNALPPVYQAMVQAAACEANLQMLSRYEALNSAALERLLARGTQLRRFSDEIMTAAQEVTFDLYQEFAASDADFKTIYDNWQGFRDRIYAWNQLSQHSFESFAYANLRSVV
- the puuE gene encoding allantoinase PuuE, yielding MAVSPSYPRDLIGYGRTPPHPQWPGDAKIAVQFVINYEEGGENCILHGDPASEAFLSESVGAAALAGVRNMNMESMYEYGSRAGFWRLHRLFTRRGLPLTVYAVAMAMARNPEAVAVMTEADWEIASHGYRWIDYQYFGLEAEREHIRKAVEIHTQVAGSRPLGFYQGRNSPNTRALVVEEGGFLYDADSYADDLPYWSTEYGKPHLVIPYTLDNNDMRFATYAGFNSGDQFFAYLRDAFDTLYAEGDECPKMMSIGLHCRLAGRPGRTAALAKFLDHVQGRDRVWICRRIDIARHWHEHHRPA
- a CDS encoding phosphoadenylyl-sulfate reductase, with the translated sequence MSDVALLPNRMQAAPVLDLDAVNREWGEADAASLVQWGHDTFGDGLVLSTSFGIQSAVMLHLVTQVVPNIPVIWVDTGYLPVETYRFADELAVRLDLNLKVYQSHLSPARMEALYGRLWEQQDVDALNRYDKIRKVEPMQRALSELNATAWLTGLRSDQTDHRKSLGRVGQQGGRYKLLPILKWTSKDVYEYLVANDLPYHPLFDKGYVSVGDWHSSRPITAADANERDTRFKGLKQECGLHLPQSPEEAASLDSSSL
- a CDS encoding helix-turn-helix domain-containing protein; amino-acid sequence: MKSGTKYYPLYDHLKQSQKTEVALTFAEIEGLLGIGLPASARDRKTWWHNRATPAAQQASAWVGAGYHVQAIDIASKTVTFRRADAQPTSVTQDGKIIWQQDAIRALRKHLSLTQMQFAEQMGVRRQTISEWENGIYEPDRSTAKFLELIAKQANFEISTAVEDQG